GCTTGGAATCAATATCCTGAAGTTTTACATCTATGGCCTTTTGGTAACTTCTAACTCTATTTTTAGAATCTCTAATATCTGAAAGGACAGGACCATTGCGAGGATAATGGTAATGCTTTTTAAAGGTAGTGTTGATTTTTACACAGGCATGAGAAATAGGGTTGATATTCTTGTTCTGATGTCCCAGGAAATATCAGAGGGTTGGGGAGAAATATTTGATCAAATGACACTGTCTAACCTACTTTTGTGACCCAAATGACAAGAGAATTTCAGCTGCTGCTACTAAAATCAACAGAAACATAGGAGATTACCGTCTACTTCTCTGAATTCAGAAGGGAATCTGCATTGGTCCCCTTGAGCATATAGGTCTTGGTCATGCAACTAGAAAATTTAAAGACAGATGCATTGTGATTTTCCTTGTAGTTGATATAGAACATCATTTTCCAAACTGAAGAGAAGTACATCACATCTTCAAAAATGAAGGGATAATCATAGAGGGTGTCAGAGTTTGATCCACTCCTGCTCCTCTCCTTTGAATATGCTATGACTCCCTTTTAGTGTTTGTCTATCAACTgtccatttaataaatatttaatgaaggttCAAGCACTAGGAATATGACTCAGAGCAAGAGACACAGTCCCTGCCATCACAGTTTATATTCCAACTCTCATTTCGTTTCCTGAGAAACATACCAGCTGCTTGTCTACACACTACCTTTCAACACTTCAGCTCCCCATAGTTTTTCCACGTGCTCCCCTTAATTCCCAGCTACTCTGTCACTGCAGGACTTATCTTCCCTGTAAGTCACCTTTCTGATATTACTCTGCTCTCCTAGCAACTTGCAAGACACCCAACCattgtgtttgtttttcatatactaaacttttccagaaataatattaaataaaaaaactgaTCTGAAGTTATATACCAACCCATTAAATATAGGTTATTGTATAGGAATGGAAGAATTTTCCTCAACCCTCTTAGAGTCCCCTGGCctgggtctgaaaattaaactgacaaagacagattAACGGGAGAAAAGCACacacattttattcaattttttcaTGGACATGGGAGCCTTGACAAAAGAATAAAGAACCAAAGAAGCGACTTATATCTGTTAGACAAAGAAACATTACATTTGTGATGAATTAACAGGACAATGGGGTTGGAATAAGAGTAGTAAATGATAAAGAAGTAACCAGGAAGATAAGGGTGAGTTTAACAAGTTTGTTTATACAGTCTTCTTGGCCCTAAATTCCCCATCTCTGGTGATATGAAAGTCTTCTATCCTCCTAGTACACAGAGGGTACCATTCACTCAGGAGTTTTATGTCCTGTTTCAGAGAAAAAGGGGAAGGGGAGAAGGTCAGGATGGGCTTCCCACATCTGCCATTTTTCAAACTTCTCAGCTTAAGATATTCGTTTTGCTAGGGTGCCATACTCTGGGATAGTGTTTCCTGAACCCCAAATATAATTGTATCATCATTTCACCAAGAACCATGACATAAATTCCTCCTTTTAAAATCCTTCATTGCCACAATAGGAGCCCAATAAATATCTCCTAAatgatggaaagctaagaaaatttaacaaaaagctttaaaatataatttatttgtttgatttcaaGATATTAATAAAATCTGAAAGTGTCCAGAGGATTAAAATCTAAAACAATCTATTGTCCCTTCTCAGGAAGCGGATAGCTTGGCGGATGCAGAGGAAAGATGTGACCAGCTGATCAAAACCAAAATCCAGCTGGAGgctaaaatcaaagaggcagttGAGAGGGCTGAGGATGAGGAGGAGATCAACGCCGAGCTGACGGCCAAGAAGCGGAAGCTGGAGGACGAATGTTCGGAGCTCAAGAAGGACATAGATGACCTTGAGCTGACACTGGCCAaggttgagaaagaaaaacatgctACAGAAAATAAGGTATGAATCACACCCTGCACTACCACGGGGAGGTTCTGCCATCCAATAAGCTGCTTGGTGGCAGAGATACTCTCTTCCTTAACCTTCTAGGTGAAAaacctcacagaagagatggcGGGCCTGGACGAAACCATAGCTAAGCTGACCAAGGAGAAGAAAGCCCTCCAAGAGGCCCACCAGCAGACCCTGGATGACCTGCAGGCAGAAGAGGACAAGGTCAACACCCTGACCAAAGCTAAGATCAAGCTAGAGCAGCAAGTGGATGATGTAAGCTGAACATcttgtcaaaaataattttttattttgtagccAGCCAAGCAAGCATAGGTTTGCAGTCTTAGGATGTAATGAGCACCTTTCACGTGCTCCCAATGAACATGTAGTATAGGGCCTCATCCCCGCTACAAGGACTGAGGTGGACACCCAAGAAGTCAAAAACATCCATAAAGTCAGCTGTGAGTAACCAACAATACAGGTAAAAAGAATTAGGGGAAGAGTAGTTTAGTGTGTTCACCAAGAAAAGCTGTCCGACCAAAATGGGTTTGGGCTGGGCCTGAAACACCAGGGGCTGTGGGAAGCTATAGCAGAGAGGAGGTGCTCTAAGCGGGGAGTGTGGCAAGAGCCAAGAGGTACTCATCATCCGTAAAAGTTTTTCCTACAGGAACACGTGGGATTCTGAATACGGAATGTGGAGGATAAATTTGGCTTTAAACATGATCTGATAGTGAACAGAGAACTCACTGTAAATGTCTCAGTAAGGGAGAAGCTGACAAAGGTCATGGTTGGGAAATCTTGCTATGGTGTCCATCCAGGGTGGTGAGGTGGTCACAGTGGATTCCAGTGGGGACATATAGGTATATAGGTGGCATGATATCTCCCTACTAGTTTACTTTAATAATATGGTGATGAGGTACACTTCACCTTTTCAATGATGATGAATGCTTAGACTAGGTAAATAGTAATGAGAACAGAACAGATAGGGCAAACTTGCCTAATTCATAGAAAAATCAGCATAATTTGCTTATATGAGTTAAACGTTTACAAATTCAAGCTGGGACAAAAGGTGGTAACATTCCAAGAACTGTATTCATGGATAATTAATTTTAGCTTGAAGGATCTTtggaacaagaaaagaaaatacgaATGGATCTAGAGAGAGCAAAGAGGAAACTGGAGGGAGACCTAAAATTGGCTCAAGAATCCACAATGGATATAGAAAATGACAAACAGCAACTTGATGAGAAACTTAAAAAGTAAGACATAAGACCAAAGTTTCTTGGGGAAACTGCATTAATATTTCTGCGACTGACATAAAGTGCTTTTCTAAAAGGAAAGAGTTTGAAATGAACAATCTGCAAAGCAAGATTGAAGATGAACAGGCCCTTGCAATGCAGCTACAGAAGAAGATCAAAGAGTTACAGGCAAGTCATAACCTCTACCTTTTCTGGGCTTTACAGATATCAAAACTGCCATGAATTCACACTAACATTGATACGTCTCTCCCAGGCCCGCATCGAAGAGCTGGAGGAGGAGATCGAGGCGGAGCGGGCCTCCCGggccaaagcagagaagcagcgcTCTGACCTCTCCCGGGAACTGGAGGAGATCAGCGAGCGGCTGGAAGAAGCCGGAGGGGCGACCACGGCCCAGATTGAGATGAACAAGAAGCGGGAGGCCGAGTTCCAGAAAATGCGCAGGGACCTGGAGGAGGCCACCCTGCAGCATGAAGCCACGGCGGCCACGCTGAGGAAGAAGCACGCGGACAGCGTGGCCGAGCTCGGGGAGCAGATTGACAACCTGCAGAGGGTCAAGCAGAAGCTGGAGAAGGAGAAGAGCGAGATGAAGATGGAGATCGACGACCTGGCCAGCAACATGGAGACTGTCGCCAAAGCCAAGGTACAACCACGGCTTAAGTCTTAAAGAGGTTTCTGCAAGAAAGGCGTGAGTGAGTTTTCCCAGAATAATTAGTAACTGGCAGGAGACTAGGcagtggggtggggttgggggtagCTTGGGTGCTTGTTCTTTAGGTGAAAACAGCCACATAGCCAGACCCAAAGAATATGCATAGTGAAAATTAGGCTCCTTCAAATAAACATAACTCAACTGTacattttgagatttttaaaaataccttaccTTGATTaggctttttgtttttccctCAGGCACAAATTAATCGCTTTTCAAAAAAACCTCATGGGCTAAATCAAGCATCATTATACTCATATCACAGTTAAGCCATTTGAGTGaagacataaattaaaaaaataatttagtggCAGCGTGTTCAGACTATGTATCCCATTACTCTCTCCATCACAATCTAAGGCCTCTGTCGTTTTAGTTTGTTTATAAAGATAGTTTAGTCTCAAAATAAATGAGTACCCCAGCTACTGTGGAATGCTTGGACTACTGAAAATGTCTatgatttaaatatttcttcatgTGCCTTCTACCACTTTTTTTGAATGCAGGGAAACCTTGAAAAGATGTGCCGCACTCTAGAAGATCAATTAAGTGAACTGAAGACCAAGGAAGAAGAGCAGCAGCGGCTGATCAATGACCTGTCAGCCCAGAGGGCACGGCTGCAGACAGAAGCAGGTGGGCCACAGGCTAGCCCTGACCTTGAATGACAAGTTTGTCTTGGATGCTCAATTTGCCACAAAGCTCTGCATTGACTTACTGGAGATCACGTATTACCTCCCTGGGAGGCATCCACTCATATAAGCACATTCCTGGCCGCTGACTGGCATGgacatttctttttgttgtttttaataaagAGATTCAGgaccttttgttttttaacatcttAAAGCAGATTTGACTTAAATCAAAAAGTTACCAAGTTAAAAGTGTCCCTTTCCCAGTATTTACTTTCACTTTTCAAAATGCTTGCACAAGTTATTCATTAAGTTTTCATTCTCATATAGTCtgtattattacccccattttaaagACGAGATTATGGTAGTGCTGAAATGACTACCCCACGAGTGCTGACTACAGTTTCCTTCCTGAAGTCTTGCCAATTGCTAGCAGCTCACCAGTTAAGCAGGGAAATATCCAGTAGGACAGTCCAGGCCAGGAGCATCCAGGTGAGGTCCATAGTCTGCATTTGCTCCTCCCCTATTAACTCATCCAACTTTCTACCAAAGTTCTACCTCCCTAAGTGAGAGATAACAAGATAGAAATTGTTTTATGGGTCATTTGGACTATTAAAGGAATAAGCAGTTCAAAGTGTTTGGAGAACCACTTTAGTGTTTCATATTCATTCAAATAGTTCTTTCTAGAACAAAGATCTAAgatttttattattgatatacagtggTTCAGTTCACTTCATTAGGCTGTATTCTCAAAGAATCAATATGCTCCTTGAGTCTCTCTTCATCAGTGCTGTTGCTCCTAGTTGTGTGGGGAAAAGAAAGTTGTGCTTCTTATTAAAGACTAAATAGATGAGATTTCCAGTTAAGCAGTTCAGAAATGATGCTGAAAGGTTTCCTGCTTTAAATATAACATACTGTATTTTCTGAATTATGGTACTTAAAGATTTGGAGACAAATTTAAACGCCATTTAGTTTAGGAACTGATTAGCTGTCCATAAACCAACTCATTCTGAGGATGGAAGGATACATGACCATCCATTAATATAAAAATGCTTCCAGGGTTTTCTTTTGAGCATCACTTCCACTTACAGAGGGAATTGCTCAAAGTCTTCTCTTTCCAACAGAATAAATCATTTCAATCAATTTTGAATGGCAGGTACACTAGTACAACACTACTGCCCTAGACAAAAAGCCCTGGAATGTTTTGCTGGTTTGATCTATTTTTCTTCTCATGTACTTCTTCATCAATTTCTATTGTGATCAAATAATCATAAATATCTCCCAAAATATTCTGTATTGCTCTTAAGCACATAATCTGCCTGAAAGTTCTCCATGCCTCTCATTGTTATGCAGATTTGCTCATCACATAGGTTGCAGTGGATGTTGTGGTTTGTTATGATCTGTGCTCCCCATCCTATTTCAGACTCAGCTCCCTTTCCCTGATCCAGTGTTTAATTTAGAGCTTTAATTTCCAAAGTAAGGTGGAGTTTTCTGGATCTTGGTCTTTGTAGGTGAATATTCACGACAGCTAGATGAAAAGGATGCACTGGTGTCTCAGCTCTCCAGGGGCAAACAAGCATTCACCCAGCAGATAGAGGAACTGAAAAGGCAGCTTGAAGAGGAGATCAAGGTAAGCCCTATATATATATTGTTGCTCTCATTTTGTTTTTGAGGTTGTTTTTGCTTATTTCCATAGCTTTTCATTTGGTGGTGTACAGGAGCTTAAGGATTAAATATCaccttcaaaatataaaattaagtcaCCAATCTCTATGTTCTCAGGCCAAGAGTGCTCTGGCACACGCCCTGCAGTCAGCCCGCCATGACTGTGACCTGCTGCGGGAACAGTAcgaggaggagcaggaaggcaaAGCTGAGCTGCAGAGGGCAATGTCCAAGGCTAACAGCGAGGTGGCCCAGTGGAGGACCAAGTATGAGACGGATGCCATCCAGCGCAcagaggagctggaggaggccaAGTATGTTCTAGATTTAGTTAAAATGGAAATATCTCTGTTGCCAATCAAAGTGCATGTGCTATAAGCCTATATGGGCAAATGTCCATTGttcccaaaataaacaaaactctaGGGAGAAAACATGTGTGGACATAAGCCTaagcaagaaaaattaatattctaGGTTGTCTAGGGAAAGAAATCATGCTAGAGAGTATAAAGACAAAGGCAAGAAGAAGTTGAATGATTAGTTTTGAAAACGGGAGCTTTTGACATCACTCTATGTATACAGGTGTAGAGAGAATAATTTGTTAATCATACTCTTTTGTGTCTCTCCTCCCCCTTATTCACTAATGGCAAAATTGAGGCATGATAGTTATGTAAGAGAAAAACAATCAGGCTGTAGAGCATAGCTCTTCCTCTTGAGATGTGGCTATGTGAGGGAAAACTTAGCTATacatagggggaaaaaagaaatatattcttaaagactaaaaagcaaacataaaattctctaataagaaataaaaaacactctTTTATAAAGGATTAAATATTCAATGCAATCAAAAGTCCAAGACTGAACTGTAAGACAAAGTGGGCAAGAAGGGACCTACTTATTTAACAGAAAGTTTAAGGAAAGATTTAGTCATTTATTCTGTGAATAGTGTACAGCCATATAGTTGGAATTATAACATTTTGGTGGATGCCCTAGAAGAGATTCAGAGTGGCGCTCTCAAAGAAAATTATATTGGTTTGGGAAACCTACTTTTTATTAAATGActgatgaaaagaagaaaaaagtaagagACACAATTAGCCAAAACCAAGTGTATTTCATTGGGATTCAACTCATCCAACATTTGAATATTTGACATGTGGCAGCCTACAAGAATACAAAGATTAGCAAGATACAGACTCTTCCATCTGGAGATCAAAATCCAGTGGaatcacaaatcatcagggaaatgaaaatcaaaattacaatgagctatcacctcacgtcagtcagaatggccactatctaaaagacaagaaataacaagtgttgggagaatgtagagaaaagagaacactgctacactgttggtgagaatgtaaattgatgtAGCCAcagtagaaagcagtatggaggttcctcaaaacactaaaaatagaaatactataccacccaataactccacttctaggaatttacccaaagagaacaaaatctctgattcaaaagatatatgcacccatatgtttatcactgtgttatttacaatagccaagatatggaaacaaccaaagtgtccatcaatagatggatggataaagaagatgtggtacatatacacagtgaaatgttattcagccataaaaaagaaagagatcctGCCAGATgttacaatgtggatggacctagagggtattatgctaagtgaaataagccagagaaagacaaataccattaatttcacttatatttggaatctaaaagcaaaacagaacaaattgaacaaacagcagtagattcatagacactgagaagtgactggtggttaccatgtggtaggggttggggtgggtgggagagtgaagggaataaaaaggcacaaaatttcaatcacaatgtaagttggtcacagggatggaagtgcagcgtGGGGGATACAGTCAGTGGTTCcatctatgttgacaaatagtaactgcactagttgggggtgaggatttaataatgggtgcaactgatgaatcactgtgttgtatacttgaaaccaatgtaatattgtatatcaactataattcaatataaaaaggaggggaaaaaaagagaacatcATGCTGAGTAAAAAcatccagtcacaaaagaccacatgtatgatttcatttatgtcaAATTTCCAGAATAGCAAGTAATTAGAAACAAAGTAGATGAGTGGCAGAGAGGGGCTGGGGCCTAGGCATGTGTAGCAGGAATGGGAAGTGAATGTTATTGTGTAAAAAGTTTCTTTTTGGAAGCTGCAAATGTTCTAAAATCAGATTGTGCTGATGGCTCAATAACTCTGACTATTCTAAAAAACAGTGATCTGTCTACTTTGAAAGGGTGAATTATGTGGTATGTGaaatacatttcaataaaaatgtaaatacattttttaaaactccagGGGAGACAAGATGTAAATAGCAGTATCAAGGTATATATTAAAAGTCTGTAAAAGATGAATATATCAATTACCTTGAAGGGTAAAACATTAGCTTGGGCTGATCATGATGTCCTTAAAACCAGCCTTTAAAGTATGGTGACACtgaaatttgggttgttttcagtatttgcttggtaGGAGAGCAGGAATGAGTTAATACATAACTGTATCtacaaaataaacttgaaaagcaAAGTATCAGGAATCTGACTATAGAAATCCCTCTCTGGTACCCGCTTTGAAACACTCAGTTCTGCTAGtggtcattcacttcttttgtCCTTATTTCACTTTCTAGAAAGAAGCTGGCCCAGCGTCTGCAGGATGCCGAGGAACATGTGGAAGCCGTGAACGCCAAATGTGCTTCCCTCGAGAAGACGAAGCAGAGGCTCCAGAATGAGGTGGAGGACCTCATGATTGATGTGGAGAGAACAAATGCGGCCTGTGCAGCCCTGGACAAGAAGCAAAGGAACTTTGACAAGGTAATTTCTGCACCAGTTTGTGGCTCAGCATTCAACATGTGATCATGTGATTGAAGATAGCCTGCCACTGTCAGTGTGCCTTACTGCAACCATCTGAGGGCTGTTCTCAGTAGCTCCTGCTCCATGGCGGGTGGAAAAAGAAGCAGCGGAGACTCCTGTGGTTCCTACTCTGGTCACTCATAATTATTTTTCAGTCCCAGATCATCTCAACTCTGAGAGTTTCCAGAATAAATGGTCCATCCCATCAAACATTCTCCACTAAATGTCTTGACTATTCCTTGCCCCTCAGGTCCTTTCAGAATGGAAACAGAAGTATGAAGAAACTCATGCTGAACTTGAGGCCTCCCAGAAGGAATCTCGCTCCCTTAGCACAGAGCTGTTCAAGATTAAGAATGCTTATGAGGAATCCTTAGACCAACTTGAGACCCTGAAGCGGGAAAATAAGAATTTGCAACGTGAGTACATTTTACCTTTTCATTAACGAAAGATTTGGAAGAATGTTTTCCCTCACTgatcaaatttttattttcatatttttgttgacCAACAGAGGAGATATCTGATCTCACTGAGCAGATTGCAGAAGGAGGGAAACGTATtcatgaactagaaaaaataaagaagcaaGTTGAGCAAGAAAAGTGTGAACTCCAGGCTGCTTTAGAGGAGGCAGAGGTAGACATTTTATTGTACACTCTAAAACAATTCCAAGAACAGTTACGGTGTACTGCATGCAAGAACTGATGAATCAAGAGAAAAATGTAATTTTGACTCTGTGTACTAAGTATGAATTGACCATGTATACAACTGACACAACTATATGTCAGGAACTGTGCAAGACACTGAGAAAACAAAGATGAGTAAATTAAGGATATAAAGTATGTAAAACAAACAACACCTTGTAGAAATTTCTATACCAATGGCACAAAAATATGTTATGACATCACAAAGGTAGGAAGATAATTCTTACTTCTATAATATTATACACTTGCATATCCTGCTAACATCACCCCTTGCTGTCCATTAAGGCATCACTTGAACATGAAGAGGGAAAGATCCTGCGCATCCAGCTGGAGCTGAACCAAGTCAAGTCTGAAATTGATAGAAAAATTGCTGAAAAGGATGAGGAGATTGACCAGCTGAAGAGAAACCACATTAGAGTCGTGGAGACGATGCAGAGCACCCTGGATGCTGAGATCAGGAGCAGGAATGATGCCATCAGGATCAAGAAGAAGATGGAGGGAGACCTCAATGAAATGGAAATCCAGCTGAACCATGCCAACCGCATGGCTGCCGAGGCCCTGAGGAACTACAGGAACACGCAAGGCATCCTCAAGGTAAATGGGCGCAAGAGATGGTCCCAGGATGGCTGGAGTGACTGCAGCCCCGAGGACAAGGTGTCTCAATGATCATTCATTCCACAGGACACCCAGCTGCACCTGGATGACGCCCTCCGGGGCCAGGAGGACCTCAAGGAGCAGCTGGCCATGGTGGAGCGCAGAGCCAACCTGCTGCAGGCCGAGATTGAGGAGCTGCGGGCCACTCTGGAGCAGACGGAGAGGAGCAGGAAAATCGCAGAACAGGAGCTCCTGGACGCCAGTGAGCGCGTCCAGCTCCTCCACACCCAGGTGAGTCAAACAGAATAGTGAaaaacacaaaggaatgaaagtgAAATTCTTGCTCATATCTTAGCACTATCTAAAAAGGTATCCCATGGAGAATAAAGTTTACATCTAACAATTTTTAGATTaacaatatttttgtttatttgagctGTGACATCCAGAGttgattatcttttaaaaatattgtcaatTCTGATAACCTATGAAACAAGGAGGGATATTAGGTTAACTTAATTAACAAGTTTGTGAGTTCATTAGAACATTGGACATCCATGTACTTAATATTTCTaaatttgatattttaaccaGAACACCAGCCTGATCAACACCAAGAAGAAGCTGGAGACAGACATCTCTCAAATCCAGGGAGAGATGGAGGACATCGTCCAGGAAGCCCGCAACGCAGAAGAGAAGGCCAAGAAGGCCATCACTGATGTGAGCAGAGGGCGACGCCATGGTCAGCGGGGATCTCGGCGTGCTATCGCAGCTCCCTCAACTGGCTTTGTTTCACTGCTGCTTAGGCGGCCATGATGGCCGAGGAGCTGAAGAAGGAGCAGGACACCAGCGCCCACCTGGAGCGGATGAAGAAGAACCTGGAGCAGACGGTGAAGGACCTGCAGCTCCGTCTGGACGAGGCTGAGCAGCTGGCCCTGAAGGGCGGGAAGAAGCAGATCCAGAAACTGGAGGCCAGGGTGGGTGTTCTGATCAACATATGTCCCATTTTACTCCAATCCAATGCATGGTTTTGAACACCTAGCACTGCCAGATGATGTGGGGAATACAGAGATGAATGAGAGATGATTCCTTGCTGCCCAATAGCTTTTACAGGGACAATTGGGGATCAAAACTATAGATAAAGCAGAGTAAAAGAAGTATTATGGGTCATTTGATGAAACAGAAATCCACTGAGTGAATGAATCATAGCAAATGTCTTTAAATGCCCATCTTCTTGCAGGTACGTGAACTTGAAGGAGAAGTGGAAAGTGAACAGAAGCGCAATGTTGAAACTGTCAAGAGTCTACGTAAACATGAGAGAAGAGTAAAGGAACTCACTTACCAGGTAAGAAAAATGGCCTGTCTAGGTTTGCACCCTAGTCTGCAAGGGATCAAAAACCAAATGTACAACAATACGTGACGGTATTTGTACTTTTAAGAAATTCACTCTTTATGTTATTATTTCAGACTGAGGAAGACCGTAAGAATGTGCTCAGGCTCCAGGATCTGGTGGATAAACTGCAAGCAAAGGTGAAATCTTACAAGAGACAAGCCGAGGAAGCGGTAAGTTCAGAACCCCTTGGGGTGACTGGACAGCCTCCAGTCTCAGACATGTCCAGGCCAATTTTGTTAAAGGGGTGAAAGAAAACAAGGGTAAAATGAAGAAGGATCAAAGGAAAATAGCCAGTCATGtccagaagaatgaaaaaaaacaacCACTTGATGAGCCAGAGGAAAGTGTTCTAGGGAAGGGGAACAGCCTTGCAAACTTTTGAGTGGAAGAGAGTCTGGTTCAAGACCcagaaagaacaagagagagagcagtatggatggggctggagagtGAGGCAGGAGGCAGATCACAGGATCATCCAGGCCAGGATAAGAAATCTGGATTGTCTTCTACGTGCAATGGCACTGGGGCCTCCTAGGACACTGGGGAGCCATAGGAGGGCTTTCAGTTGGTTCAGTCATGCCCTGATTTCTACTTCTTAAAAAGAGTATTTTGGCTACTATGTGGATAATGGATGGTTAGGTAACACAGGCATGCTCAGGGAGACATTTGGGGGCTTTTAGGGTGATCCTGTGGCTTGGATCAGGGCAGTAGTGGAGCAGATGGAAAGATGTGGAGAGAGTCAAGATATATTCTGGAGGCAGAAACCACAAGATGTGCCAACAGGTCGCACTTGAGAGGTGAGAGAAAGGAAATCAAGGGTAGCTCATCAAGTTCGTGGATGGTGTAACAAGTACTAAGGAGAATTAAGGAAAGACCAGATGTACAGGGCAAGAAGGAAACAGGAATTCTGTTTTGGAAATGTTGTGTGAAATGCCATTATATACATAAGTGAGCATGTGAAGTAAGCAGTTAAATATTAATTCATATCACTGGATTTTTCAGCCTCCAC
The sequence above is a segment of the Manis pentadactyla isolate mManPen7 chromosome 4, mManPen7.hap1, whole genome shotgun sequence genome. Coding sequences within it:
- the LOC118933445 gene encoding myosin-1; protein product: MSSDQEMAVFGEAAPYLRKSEKERIEAQNRPFDAKTSVFVVEPKESFVKGTVQSRESGKVTVKTEAGATLTVKDDQVFPMNPPKYDKIEDMAMMTHLHEPAVLYNLKERYAAWMIYTYSGLFCVTVNPYKWLPVYNPEVVTAYRGKKRQEAPPHIFSISDNAYQFMLTDRENQSILITGESGAGKTVNTKRVIQYFATIAVTGEKKKEESGKMQGTLEDQIISANPLLEAFGNAKTVRNDNSSRFGKFIRIHFGTTGKLASADIETYLLEKSRVTFQLKAERSYHIFYQIMSNKKPDLIEMLLITTNPYDYAFVSQGEITVPSIDDQEELMATDSAIEILGFTPEERVSIYKLTGAVMHYGNMKFKQKQREEQAEPDGTEVADKAAYLQNLNSADLLKALCYPRVKVGNEYVTKGQTVQQVYNAVGALAKAVYEKMFLWMVTRINQQLDTKQPRQYFIGVLDIAGFEIFDFNSLEQLCINFTNEKLQQFFNHHMFVLEQEEYKKEGIEWEFIDFGMDLAACIELIEKPMGIFSILEEECMFPKATDTSFKNKLYEQHLGKSNNFQKPKVVKGRAEAHFSLIHYAGTVDYNIAGWLDKNKDPLNETVVGLYQKSAMKTLAYLFSGAAAAAEAEAGGGGGKKGGKKKGSSFQTVSALFRENLNKLMTNLRSTHPHFVRCIIPNETKTPGAMEHELVLHQLRCNGVLEGIRICRKGFPSRILYADFKQRYKVLNASAIPEGQFIDSKKASEKLLGSIDIDHTQYKFGHTKVFFKAGLLGLLEEMRDDKLAQLITRTQARCRGFLARVEYQKMVERRESIFCIQYNVRAFMNVKHWPWMKLYFKIKPLLKSAETEKEMANMKEEFEKTKESLAKSEAKRKELEEKMVALMQEKNDLQLQVQSEADSLADAEERCDQLIKTKIQLEAKIKEAVERAEDEEEINAELTAKKRKLEDECSELKKDIDDLELTLAKVEKEKHATENKVKNLTEEMAGLDETIAKLTKEKKALQEAHQQTLDDLQAEEDKVNTLTKAKIKLEQQVDDLEGSLEQEKKIRMDLERAKRKLEGDLKLAQESTMDIENDKQQLDEKLKKKEFEMNNLQSKIEDEQALAMQLQKKIKELQARIEELEEEIEAERASRAKAEKQRSDLSRELEEISERLEEAGGATTAQIEMNKKREAEFQKMRRDLEEATLQHEATAATLRKKHADSVAELGEQIDNLQRVKQKLEKEKSEMKMEIDDLASNMETVAKAKGNLEKMCRTLEDQLSELKTKEEEQQRLINDLSAQRARLQTEAGEYSRQLDEKDALVSQLSRGKQAFTQQIEELKRQLEEEIKAKSALAHALQSARHDCDLLREQYEEEQEGKAELQRAMSKANSEVAQWRTKYETDAIQRTEELEEAKKKLAQRLQDAEEHVEAVNAKCASLEKTKQRLQNEVEDLMIDVERTNAACAALDKKQRNFDKVLSEWKQKYEETHAELEASQKESRSLSTELFKIKNAYEESLDQLETLKRENKNLQQEISDLTEQIAEGGKRIHELEKIKKQVEQEKCELQAALEEAEASLEHEEGKILRIQLELNQVKSEIDRKIAEKDEEIDQLKRNHIRVVETMQSTLDAEIRSRNDAIRIKKKMEGDLNEMEIQLNHANRMAAEALRNYRNTQGILKDTQLHLDDALRGQEDLKEQLAMVERRANLLQAEIEELRATLEQTERSRKIAEQELLDASERVQLLHTQNTSLINTKKKLETDISQIQGEMEDIVQEARNAEEKAKKAITDAAMMAEELKKEQDTSAHLERMKKNLEQTVKDLQLRLDEAEQLALKGGKKQIQKLEARVRELEGEVESEQKRNVETVKSLRKHERRVKELTYQTEEDRKNVLRLQDLVDKLQAKVKSYKRQAEEAEEQSNVNLSRFRKLQHELEEAEERADIAESQVNKLRVKSREVHTKIISEE